In a single window of the Fusarium falciforme chromosome 3, complete sequence genome:
- a CDS encoding Protein kinase domain-containing protein, translating to MAQPQILGNSLSIFSATVDLLDVPNILTSLTSSVQKIIEQRRSGKKKCEELQLDAITLISMVERPSTTQSELQVKRVRELISKIQFCLAKFAKANWLDHAVEAMFKDEYSKLRDEYRQLEMKHILASIDDIKNSDNQAVSLLQKVKEVVEKNPSTHSPVTLALDTSSIDWEYSIGRGQVAGYGAVECRRLDDSLMSRHALQLYQDFQRGAHIQTIHGIAEINKQEYVIMQDCSGLQTLKSWRADATRVLILRDRIRIAYDVAQSVAWLHGGGLLLKFLTETFIRLCNDGNSHPILTQLGYARCTNSARIDARYQAPEILQDLLEGRYCQPHSLATDVWSLGIVIWQILTDGAPYQLEEDMYLYKPAEESSILKRCLERSPVPGDFPPDLPSPLVEIVQNCWSPIGQGRPSAMAVASSLLRVQALLDSVAINSGPGGIDTPVRLSNLQALEKARSAAWDLVQRARQREKNQDEELEQLSEDHVSVILYCAEDPLHPECTFLVGAMIWWKLINIWLIDNSVSTRALGFNGMFDTTPNSFAAV from the exons ATGGCTCAGCCACAAATATTGGGCAATAGCCTGTCAATTTTCAGCGCTACTGTCGATCTGCTCGACGTGCCTAATATCCTGACAAGTCTAACATCAAGCGTTCAGAAAATCATAGAGCAGCGGCGATCGGGCAAGAAGAAATGCGAGGAGTTGCAACTCGATGCTATCACTCTTATCAGCATGGTCGAACGCCCTAGCACAACTCAAAGTGAATTGCAAGTGAAAAGAGTGAGAGAGCTCATCTCAAAAATCCAATTTTGTCTCGCCAAATTCGCAAAGGCAAACTGGCTCGACCACGCAGTTGAAGCCATGTTCAAAGACGAATATTCGAAGCTACGAGACGAATATCGGCAACTGGAGATGAAGCATATTTTGGCATCTATT GATGATATCAAAAACAGCGACAATCAGGCAGTATCGCTTTTACAAAAAGTGAAGGAGGTAGTAGAGAAGAACCCATCGACTCATTCCCCAGTCACCCTAGCTCTGGACACCTCCAGCATCGACTGGGAGTATTCTATCGGAAGAGGACAAGTGGCTGGATATGGCGCTGTCGAATGTCGCAGACTTGATGACAGCTTAATGAGTCGGCATGCATTGCAGCTTTACCAAGACTTTCAACGGGGAGCGCATATCCAGACAATTCACGGCATTGCTGAGATTAACAAGCAAGAATATGTTATTATGCAGGACTGCTCTGGGCTACAAACACTCAAGAGCTGGCGCGCTGATGCCACTCGAGTTCTTATCCTGCGCGATCGAATACGTATCGCATACGATGTGGCTCAATCTGTCGCTTGGCTTCATGGAGGCGGGCTTCTGCTCAAGTTCCTAACCGAGACTTTCATTCGCCTATGTAACGACGGGAACTCTCACCCCATTTTGACCCAGCTTGGGTATGCACGTTGT ACAAATAGCGCCCGTATAGACGCGAGGTACCAGGCCCCCGAGATTCTACAAGATCTTCTTGAGGGGCGATATTGCCAGCCTCACTCCTTAGCAACAGATGTCTGGAG CTTGGGCATTGTCATCTGGCAAATCCTAACAGACGGCGCTCCATACCAGCTCGAGGAAGACATGTACCTATATAAACCGGCAGAAGAGTCGTCGATACTAAAACGCTGCTTGGAGAGGTCCCCGGTCCCGGGAGACTTCCCTCCTGATCTTCCCTCGCCGCTAGTTGAGATTGTTCAGAATTGTTGGTCCCCTATCGGTCAAGGACGCCCATCTGCTATGGCCGTGGCAAGCTCCCTGCTTCGAGTACAAGCTCTATTAGACTCGGTTGCCATCAATTCTGGGCCAGGCGGCATAGATACCCCTGTCAGACTCAGCAATCTCCAAGCCTTAGAAAAGGCACGGTCAGCGGCATGGGACTTGGTTCAGAGAGCAAGACAAAGGGAAAAGAACCAAGACGAAGAACTTGAACAACTAAGCGAAGACCATGTCAGTGTCATTCTCTATTGTGCTGAAGATCCCCTCCATCCCGAGTGTACTTTCCTGGTAGGCGCTATGATTTGGTGGAAGCTTATCAACATCTGGTTGATTGATAACTCTGTTTCAACTCGCGCTTTGGGATTTAATGGTATGTTTGATACAACACCTAACTCCTTTGCTGCTGTGTAA
- a CDS encoding Multifunctional fusion protein, which translates to MASLGSSSVLGAFALPPLRNEPIISYGPGTPERSSLVEEMATMTKEMPFEVHPNVNGKDVRSNLFTFRRDDGAKFNPRQVVGAAEHTQKSPFEHKLAVAKYSHATSELVDKGIQGALEAKKTWSKTSLHDRAAIFYRAVALLRGPYLYRMMAATMHGQGKNAYQASIDCAAESIDFLTMFPSLAEKLYQAQPPFNAPDVWNRSEVRPLDGFVYAVSPFNFTALAVNLVLAPLITGNVVIWKPSPGAIYSSWLFNHIMIEAGLPAGVLQFLPGDAEQVTAQIF; encoded by the exons ATGGCTTCGTTAGGTAGCAGCTCCGTCTTGGGCGCCTTCGCTTTGCCCCCTCTGCGAAATGAGCCTATT ATCTCTTATGGCCCAGGAACCCCCGAGCGGTCTTCACTCGTCGAGGAGATGGCCACGATGACGAAAGAGATGCCATTCGAGGTCCACCCTAACGTGAACGGTAAAGATGTGAGATCCAACCTTTTCACCTTTcgccgagatgatggagcAAAATTTAACCCAAGACAGGTTGTCGGTGCCGCAGAGCACACCCAGAAGAGCCCCTTTGAGCACAAGCTCGCCGTGGCAAAGTATTCCCACGCAACTTCCGAGCTCGTGGACAAAGGCATTCAAGGGGcactcgaggccaagaagacgtGGTCCAAGACGTCTCTGCACGATCGCGCTGCCATCTTCTACCGGGCTGTTGCTTTGCTCAGAGGACCATACCTGTATCGTATGATGGCAGCAACTATGCATGGGCAGGGCAAAAATGCCTACCAAGCCAGCATTGACTGCGCTGCCGAG TCCATTGACTTTCTCACAATGTTCCCATCCCTTGCGGAGAAGCTCTACCAAGCTCAGCCTCCGTTCAACGCCCCCGATGTGTGGAA TCGGAGCGAAGTCCGTCCTTTAGACGGCTTCGTCTATGCTGTCTCACCGTTCAACTTCACCGCCCTGGCCGTCAACCTTGTCCTGGCTCCCCTCATCACGGGAAACGTTGTCATCTGGAAGCCCAGTCCCGGTGCTATCTACTCTAGTTGGCTGTTTAACCACATCATGATCGAGGCTGGCCTTCCAGCCGGCGTCCTCCAATTTCTGCCAGGTGATGCCGAGCAGGTGACGGCCCAGATCTTTTAG
- a CDS encoding Protein kinase domain-containing protein, translating to MATLQVELSLSLWEKVLIRETNEAFFEELGALYPQETPVSQQWVRNNWSWATQVLIQLRDSCNDLDDEENAIHQKDPHRTWQVLRNKLSSRIQTGTSSDSYSCRSRTRQFLDTNKNLEPLISQQQLPFIASDCIQLTKQDNQDWQSIWDFSKFIKTNHPRLRGLHCSIGDREELEQRFSTINPPQNVEEADLISQKSHGNLEAIEMNMVHEYPAFDVCSMVRTVASYCRQSQINLPEELAHLHRELYSFIDELEYIPISELRLEGDLAQNPVASWLPRKSCPLDHHLFTEEEVFKYCIEARFEFPGYRDQNGIIFEATELDKNQLCKSRKDLSILWNDCGFTFDPAENRIYLLQTRPGIKFRELQKRFSLDTARKYFRMITDAVRLNELQTLESVLQVMDLQDSHLKTYDGLVEIIPFQDISFSEETDDTGHSGAIRFGGWHVPQGARLQNPDGEVIPVALKLVWGSEYPDRDRKKRELKNSIVTLTDAPIASIRLVGITINPKSNETFLVFEKAKGVPAFLDEALLNNGKDWDLITELFRDAADSLKIIHQRKLLHRDIHMGNVMIHYVPCPNDPFDPEYAELVIIDLGEGKDMTSRAWLTPNTYGNADYRAPEVISGRQYSIKSDVFAVGYLMTEILEIRSTKAGDDQVPQVLWNIVASCLQKDPDRRPKAHELAADVERLRDGFFVVPEKKEAAVRGEVVLNGPFNFNSRR from the exons ATGGCAACTTTGCAGGTCGAATTATCTCTCAGTCTTTGGGAGAAGGTGCTTATACGCGAGACAAATGAGGCCTTTTTTGAAGAGCTCGGCGCGCTCTACCCCCAGGAAACACCTGTTAGCCAACAATGGGTTCGAAATAACTGGAGCTGGGCCACTCAAGTTTTGATTCAACTGAGAGATTCATGTAATGACTTGGACGATGAAGAAAATGCGATACATCAGAAGGACCCTCATCGAACGTGGCAAGTTCTACGAAACAAGCTTTCATCCCGAATCCAGACAGGTACATCCTCGGACAGCTACAGCTGCCGCTCCAGAACGCGACAATTTCTCGATACCAACAAGAACCTAGAGCCACTCATCTCTCAACAACAGCTCCCATTCATCGCCTCAGACTGCATCCAGCTCACGAAGCAAGATAACCAAGATTGGCAATCTATTTGGGACTTCTCCAAGTTCATCAAAACCAATCACCCCCGACTGCGTGGTCTTCACTGTTCCATTGGTGACCGAGAAGAACTAGAGCAGCGGTTTTCCACGATAAACCCTCCACAGAATGTCGAAGAGGCAGATCTTATCAGTCAAAAGAGCCATGGTAATCTTGAGGCTATCGAGATGAATATGGTGCACGAATATCCTGCTTTTGATGTTTGTTCCATGGTTCGGACCGTCGCTTCATACTGTCGGCAATCGCAAATAAACCTTCCAGAGGAACTGGCGCACCTACATCGA GAACTGTATAGTTTCATCGATGAGTTGGAATACATCCCGATCTCAGAGTTGCGTTTAGAGGGCGACCTCGCCCAGAATCCGGTGGCATCATGGCTTCCAAGAAAGAGCTGTCCGCTAGATCATCATCTTTttaccgaggaggaggtaTTCAAATACTGCATCGAGGCCAGGTTTGAGTTTCCAGGGTACCGTGATCAAAATGGCATCATTTTTGAAGCGACAGAACTAGACAAGAACCAGCTTTGCAAGTCTAGAAAGGACCTATCTATCTTGTGG AATGATTGCGGTTTTACGTTTGATCCAGCTGAGAACCGGATCTACTTGCTGCAAACCCGTCCAGGAATAAAATTTCGAGAACTCCAGAAACGCTTCAGCTTGGATACTGCCCGCAAATACTTTAGGATGATCACTGATGCAGTTCGACTGAATGAGCTTCAAACGCTTGAAAGCGTTTTGCAAGTCATGGACCTACAGGATTCCCATCTTAAAACCTATGACGGCCTCGTTGAGATCATCCCGTTCCAGGACATCAGCTTTTCCGAAGAAACAGACGACACTGGACACAGCGGAGCCATTCGTTTTGGAGGATGGCATGTTCCGCAAGGAGCAAGACTTCAAAACCCCGACGGAGAAGTCATCCCAGTCGCTCTGAAACTGGTTTGGGGATCTGAATACCCAGATCGGGACCGTAAAAAACGTGAG CTTAAGAACAGCATTGTCACGCTCACGGATGCGCCTATAGCTTCCATACGACTCGTTGGGATCACAATCAATCCCAAGTCAAATGAGACTTTTCTAGTTTTCGAGAAAGCAAAGGGTGTACCGGCGTTTCTAGATGAAGCACTTCTTAACAATGGGAAAGACTGGGATCTAATAACAGAACTTTTCAGAGACGCTGCCGACAGCCTTAAAATAATCCATCAGCGTAAACTCTTGCATCG CGACATACACATGGGAAACGTAATGATTCATTACGTTCCTTGTCCTAATGATCCATTCGACCCTGAGTACGCTGAACTTGTCATCATTGACCTTGGAGAGGGCAAAGACATGACAAGCCGTGCCTGGCTTACGCCAAATACATACGGAAATGCTGATTACCGGGCTCCAGAGGTCATTTCAGGTCGCCAGTACAGCATTAAATCCGATGTTTTTGCCGTTGGATATCTGATGACTGAGATATTAGAGATCAGGTCGACGAAGGCAGGTGATGATCAAGTCCCTCAAGTACTTTGGAACATAGTCGCTAGTTGTCTTCAGAAGGACCCTGATCGTAGACCAAAAGCTCACGAGCTTGCTGCAGACGTTGAGAGACTGCGCGATGGCTTCTTCGTGGTgccggagaagaaggaagcgGCGGTGAGAGGAGAGGTGGTCTTGAATGGCCCATTT AACTTTAACTCTCGAAGGTAA
- a CDS encoding Multifunctional fusion protein, which translates to MNFWKSYPRIVGETGGKNFHLIHPSADVRNAALKSIRAAFEYQGQKCSALSRVYLPASLAESFKEILIRETEALTIGDKFTDFMGPVISQSAFDRVSKYIQDAKNTSHIKVLAGGTYDDSTGYYIRPTVVESFDPKSRFMTEEIFGPFLCLYVYDDIDFGPKIFELIDETTEYALSGAVFAKDRQAIVEATEGLRFAAGNFYVNDQCTGAMPGHQPFGGSRASGTNDKAGSLGLLTRFVSSRTIKEGFATIDSVLYPSNQE; encoded by the exons ATGAACTTTTGGAAGTCATACCCACGTATCGTGGGCGAGACAG GTGGAAAGAacttccatctcatccacccATCTGCGGATGTGAGGAATGCTGCACTCAAATCTATTCGTGCAGCATTCGAGTACCAGGGACAGAAGTGCAGCGCCTTATCCCGCGTCTACTTGCCCGCATCGCTAGCCGAATCCTTCAAGGAGATCCTTATCCGCGAAACCGAAGCTCTCACCATAGGCGACAAGTTTACAGACTTTATGGGACCTGTTATTAGCCAGTCTGCCTTTGATCGCGTCTCAAAATATATCCAGGACGCCAAGAACACTTCACACATCAAGGTCCTTGCTGGGGGCACATACGATGACTCAACCGGCTACTACATTCGACCAACAGTGGTCGAGTCGTTCGACCCCAAATCCCGCTTCATGACCGAGGAGATCTTTGGGCCTTTCCTGTGTCTGTATGTGTACGACGATATCGACTTTGGTCCTAAGATCTTTGAGCTCATCGACGAAACCACCGAATATGCACTCTCGGGTGCCGTCTTTGCCAAGGACCGTCAAGCTATCGTTGAAGCCACTGAGGGGCTTCGATTTGCGGCTGGTAACTTTTATGTCAA CGACCAGTGCACAGGCGCGATGCCAGGCCACCAGCCATTTGGGGGTTCCAGAGCTAGTGGCACCAATGATAAGGCCGGTTCTTTGGGTTTGTTGACAAGATTTGTGTCTTCCAGGACAATCAAAGAAGGCTTTGCCACCATTGATTCGGTGTTGTATCCATCAAATCAGGAGTAG